Proteins from a single region of Streptomyces griseiscabiei:
- a CDS encoding NAD-dependent epimerase/dehydratase family protein: protein MRILVLGHTGYLGTHIAEGLRALPGALVLGGGRGPTADHTVDLAAVGPPELAKILATAAPDTVVNCAGATGGDPVTLAEVNARGPAVLCAALREAAPGARLVHLGSAAEYGPGVQDVRVTESAATRPLAPYGATKLAGTVAVTTSGLDAVVLRIGNPVGPGAPPTGLPGRIATLLRTAGPDPDAVLPLGDLSAYRDFVDVRDVTRAVALAATAPGPLPRVLNIGGGRAVPVREVVRGLAGKAGFRGRIEENALGAGGGANAGPGPGAAGSVRSGDVSWQCSDITAAETALGWRPAHSLDDALTALWESGRDGKGGGGKSGDGKSRGGEKGERTP, encoded by the coding sequence ATGCGCATTCTCGTCCTGGGCCACACCGGTTATCTGGGCACGCACATCGCCGAGGGGCTGCGGGCCCTGCCGGGCGCGCTGGTCCTCGGCGGCGGACGCGGACCCACCGCCGACCACACCGTGGACCTCGCCGCCGTCGGTCCGCCGGAACTGGCGAAGATCCTGGCGACGGCCGCGCCCGACACCGTGGTGAACTGCGCGGGCGCGACCGGTGGCGATCCCGTGACCCTCGCCGAGGTCAACGCCCGCGGTCCCGCCGTCCTGTGCGCCGCGCTCCGCGAGGCAGCTCCCGGCGCCCGGCTGGTGCATCTGGGGTCGGCCGCCGAGTACGGCCCCGGAGTCCAGGACGTCCGGGTCACGGAGTCGGCGGCCACCAGGCCGCTCGCCCCCTACGGCGCGACCAAGCTCGCGGGCACGGTCGCCGTGACCACCTCGGGTCTCGACGCGGTGGTCCTGCGGATCGGCAACCCGGTCGGCCCCGGCGCCCCGCCGACCGGCCTCCCCGGCCGTATCGCCACGCTCCTGCGCACGGCCGGCCCCGATCCCGACGCGGTGCTGCCCCTGGGCGACCTCTCCGCGTACCGCGACTTCGTCGACGTACGCGACGTCACCCGGGCGGTCGCGCTCGCGGCCACGGCTCCCGGTCCGCTGCCGCGCGTCCTCAACATCGGCGGGGGCCGGGCCGTCCCGGTCCGCGAGGTGGTCCGGGGCCTGGCCGGGAAGGCCGGCTTCCGGGGACGGATCGAGGAGAACGCGTTGGGCGCGGGCGGCGGTGCGAATGCCGGTCCGGGCCCGGGTGCGGCCGGGTCGGTCCGGTCGGGGGACGTGTCGTGGCAGTGCTCCGACATCACCGCCGCCGAGACGGCGCTCGGGTGGCGGCCGGCGCACAGCCTGGACGACGCGCTCACCGCGCTGTGGGAGAGCGGGCGGGACGGCAAGGGCGGGGGCGGCAAGAGCGGGGACGGCAAGAGCAGGGGCGGCGAGAAGGGTGAGCGTACGCCGTGA
- a CDS encoding nucleotidyltransferase family protein: MHAVILAGGKGVRLRPYTTALPKPLVPIGDQHAILEIVLRQLSTAGFTHVTIAIGHLGEIIRAYVGDGSQWDLTVDYAPEESPLGTMGPLLNLRDRLPESFLVMNGDILTDLDYADVLHRHRASGAPLTIATYARKVHIDFGVLTTDNSKVVAFTEKPSMDYRVSMGVYGVSRSTLNDYTPGLPLGFDELVLDLIRAQNQPHAYDFDGYWLDIGRPDDYDRANAEFTTRKSLLLKGA; encoded by the coding sequence ATGCACGCAGTGATCCTGGCGGGAGGCAAGGGCGTACGGCTGCGGCCCTACACCACCGCGCTGCCGAAGCCGCTCGTCCCCATCGGCGACCAGCACGCCATCCTGGAGATCGTGCTGCGCCAGCTCTCCACGGCCGGCTTCACCCATGTCACCATCGCCATCGGCCACCTCGGCGAGATCATCCGCGCCTATGTCGGCGACGGCTCCCAGTGGGACCTGACCGTCGACTACGCCCCGGAGGAGAGCCCGCTCGGCACCATGGGCCCCCTGCTCAACCTGCGCGACAGGCTGCCCGAGTCGTTCCTCGTCATGAACGGCGACATCCTCACCGACCTCGACTACGCCGACGTCCTGCACCGCCACCGCGCGTCCGGGGCGCCCCTCACCATCGCCACCTACGCCCGCAAGGTCCACATCGACTTCGGCGTGCTCACCACCGACAACTCCAAGGTCGTCGCCTTCACCGAGAAGCCGAGCATGGACTACCGCGTCTCCATGGGCGTCTACGGCGTCTCCCGCTCGACCCTGAACGACTACACCCCCGGGCTGCCGCTGGGCTTCGACGAACTGGTCCTCGATCTGATCAGGGCTCAGAACCAGCCGCACGCCTACGACTTCGACGGATACTGGCTGGACATAGGGCGCCCCGACGACTACGACCGGGCCAACGCCGAGTTCACCACCCGCAAGTCGCTACTGCTCAAGGGAGCCTGA
- a CDS encoding GDP-mannose 4,6-dehydratase: MTSAPLAAVTGAEGFIGSHLTEALVAAGHRVRAMAQYNSFSSYGWLETLHPDVLDQVDIVLGDVRDPGSVRGLLDGADTAYHLAALIAIPYSYQAPHSYVDTNVTGTLNVLEAVRALGTPRLVHTSTSETYGTARTVPITEDHPINTQSPYAASKAGGDRLADSYHASFDTPVVTLRPFNTFGPRQSMRAVIPTVIGQVAAGERTITLGDLRPTRDFTFVKDTAQAFLTVGTAPAEQVVGRTFNAGTGGEISVGDLVALIGKVMDSDLDVREDEARIRPANSEVMRLVADATRLTAATGWRPAHTLEEGLAHTVAFFRDPANLARYKTGIYNI; this comes from the coding sequence TTGACCTCCGCACCGCTCGCCGCCGTCACCGGAGCCGAGGGCTTCATCGGCTCCCATCTGACCGAGGCACTCGTCGCCGCCGGGCACCGGGTCCGGGCCATGGCCCAGTACAACTCCTTCTCCTCCTACGGCTGGCTGGAGACCCTGCACCCGGACGTCCTGGACCAGGTCGACATCGTCCTCGGCGACGTCCGCGACCCCGGCTCGGTCCGCGGCCTCCTCGACGGCGCCGACACCGCCTACCACCTGGCCGCCCTGATCGCGATCCCGTACTCCTACCAGGCGCCGCACAGCTATGTGGACACCAACGTCACCGGCACCCTGAACGTCCTGGAGGCCGTCCGCGCCCTCGGCACACCCCGTCTGGTGCACACCTCCACCAGCGAGACCTACGGCACCGCGCGGACCGTGCCGATCACCGAGGACCACCCCATCAACACCCAGTCCCCGTACGCCGCCTCGAAGGCGGGCGGGGACCGGCTCGCCGACAGCTACCACGCCAGCTTCGACACCCCCGTCGTCACGCTGAGACCCTTCAACACCTTCGGGCCGCGCCAGTCGATGCGCGCGGTGATCCCCACGGTGATCGGCCAGGTCGCGGCGGGGGAGCGGACCATCACCCTCGGAGATCTGCGCCCCACCCGGGACTTCACCTTCGTCAAGGACACCGCGCAGGCCTTCCTCACCGTCGGCACCGCGCCCGCCGAGCAGGTCGTGGGCCGCACCTTCAACGCCGGCACCGGCGGCGAGATCTCCGTCGGCGACCTCGTCGCGCTGATCGGCAAGGTCATGGACAGCGACCTCGACGTCCGCGAGGACGAGGCCCGCATCCGGCCCGCGAACTCGGAGGTGATGCGGCTCGTCGCGGACGCGACCCGGCTCACGGCCGCGACCGGCTGGCGGCCCGCCCACACGCTGGAGGAAGGCCTCGCGCACACCGTCGCGTTCTTCCGCGATCCGGCCAACCTCGCCCGCTACAAGACGGGCATCTACAACATCTGA
- the pelF gene encoding GT4 family glycosyltransferase PelF: protein MPVSPDARRLGATRVTLLTEGTYPHSHGGVSVWCDQLVQGMPDLDFDVIAVTGTGREPVVWDLPAHVSRVLSVPMWGDPPEGREPRGRARHRLTTAYERFLTATLDPGAESGFAPALYELAGAAADGTLSAFLRSDRAIARLAAVWNRPGLAVREARPTLHDALTATSLLEHALRPLAVPPPETGVAHAVSGGVAVLPGLAGLERHGVPLLLTEHGVYLRERYLGYRTAPYRWPVKAVVLGFFRLLAEETYRRAALITPGNRYNRLWEEQGGADPGSIRTVYNGVDPAAFPPAGPEPGTPTLSWAGRVDPIKDLETLIRAFALVRKRLPDARLRLFGGTPRGGEAYRERCEALAAELGHADAVTFEGRVDDIRDAYAAGNVVMLSSISEGFPFTLIEAMSCGRATVSTDVGGVREAVGDTGLVVPPRDPEAMARAALRLLGDPARRRAMGEAARLRVIGQFTLRQTIDTFRSIYLELPTLDRRTTTPAPPVEAPAPIGTAAGWMAG, encoded by the coding sequence ATGCCCGTATCCCCCGACGCGCGCCGACTCGGCGCGACGCGCGTCACCCTCCTCACCGAAGGCACCTATCCGCACAGTCACGGCGGCGTGAGTGTCTGGTGCGACCAACTCGTCCAGGGCATGCCCGACCTCGACTTCGACGTCATCGCCGTCACCGGCACCGGACGCGAACCCGTCGTCTGGGACCTGCCCGCCCACGTCTCCCGGGTGCTGTCCGTCCCCATGTGGGGCGACCCGCCGGAGGGCCGCGAGCCCCGGGGCCGCGCCCGCCACCGGCTCACCACCGCCTACGAGCGGTTCCTCACCGCAACTCTCGACCCGGGCGCCGAGAGCGGATTCGCGCCCGCCCTGTACGAGCTGGCCGGCGCGGCGGCGGACGGCACCCTCAGCGCCTTCCTCCGCTCGGACCGGGCGATCGCCCGGCTGGCCGCCGTCTGGAACCGCCCCGGCCTCGCCGTACGCGAGGCCCGGCCCACCCTGCACGACGCGCTGACCGCGACCTCCCTGCTGGAACACGCCCTGCGCCCGCTCGCCGTACCGCCGCCCGAGACCGGCGTCGCCCACGCGGTCAGCGGCGGTGTCGCCGTCCTCCCGGGCCTCGCCGGCCTCGAACGGCACGGCGTGCCCCTGCTGCTGACCGAACACGGCGTCTATCTGCGCGAGCGCTACCTCGGCTACCGCACCGCCCCCTACCGCTGGCCCGTGAAGGCCGTCGTCCTCGGCTTCTTCCGCCTCCTCGCCGAGGAGACCTACCGCAGGGCGGCCCTGATCACCCCGGGCAACCGCTACAACCGGCTCTGGGAGGAACAGGGCGGCGCCGACCCCGGGTCCATCCGTACCGTCTACAACGGCGTCGACCCCGCCGCGTTCCCGCCCGCCGGGCCCGAGCCGGGGACGCCCACCCTCAGCTGGGCGGGCCGCGTCGACCCCATCAAGGACCTGGAGACCCTGATCCGGGCCTTCGCCCTCGTCAGGAAGCGACTCCCGGACGCGCGACTGCGGTTGTTCGGCGGCACACCGCGCGGCGGCGAGGCGTACCGGGAACGCTGCGAGGCCCTCGCCGCCGAACTGGGACACGCGGACGCCGTCACCTTCGAGGGCCGCGTCGACGACATCAGGGACGCCTACGCGGCGGGCAACGTGGTGATGCTGTCCAGCATCAGCGAGGGCTTCCCGTTCACCCTGATCGAGGCCATGTCGTGCGGGCGGGCCACCGTCTCCACCGACGTGGGCGGCGTACGCGAGGCCGTCGGCGACACCGGGCTGGTGGTGCCGCCGCGCGACCCGGAGGCCATGGCGCGGGCCGCGCTGCGACTGCTGGGCGACCCCGCGCGCCGCCGGGCGATGGGCGAGGCGGCACGTCTGCGGGTGATCGGCCAGTTCACCCTCCGCCAGACCATCGACACCTTCCGCTCCATCTACCTCGAACTGCCCACCCTGGACCGGCGGACGACGACCCCCGCGCCCCCGGTGGAGGCGCCCGCCCCGATCGGCACGGCGGCCGGATGGATGGCCGGATGA
- a CDS encoding M4 family metallopeptidase, whose amino-acid sequence MSGAAALFGVAALVVPAVPAGAASGDRPPPPSPGELIPGQRTATPALVEGIREPAPDAPDAAAAARAHLAERDDRYRIAAPLRDLKPAGTLTTDDGHETVRLRQEHRGVPVLGGQYVVRMEKRDGERVVTGTSGRYFTGLRADTTAAGVDDALAVERAVDAVLSELGAEDFAAYGEGGEDEESPFTGTSHGLVVLPSGTGVLTRHITVRGANPAGGEPVLREVYIDARAGYPVLQYSGIKTFGAPGSNAGSNAGTNAAAAVGAGKRSAADAAGSGVRLDGRAVDLEVTLDEASGTHVLRDRSRVDEETGRPVLSTWDARGRQVTDVAGVWPDGLAEFASPTPEFGAEATEAGAVDAHWAAGQVFDWFKARHGRDSLDGRGMSVDSLVGVTDYGEPYVNAFWDGAKMVYGTGDAEYRPLSAGLDVVGHEMTHGVVDHSADLVYAGQSGALNEAIADYFGNAIETDVHGVPMDDPQAGLLGERLCRTKAPAECAFRDLNDGRTTAKSFLGVGFGTDNGGVHLNSTIFSGALWDIREDLGAGLADQVVYKALTEYLTPLDGFTQGRDAVVAAAGALGVEGQDLNAVRRAFNAHGIVANWELALGVDSDLLLERVNTTDSRLGAGGDWWVASSSDEAGTEAYSVWAGRTDGTGRLKLMSPNDGRYHVDPATDGKTVVWAAYGSGPVEVLARPLAGGPVRKLWSGRGVGTSIAVEGDTVAFEHHNHGGRRGVTYLSLKDPAGKVSVGGGTYRRASFPSLSDGRVVYQDYRRVRATYEYSTRVIDVATGEDTPLHRSETTTSLGPTAVNGRYAYWLANEVRDDGRTLLRRSALDGSGVVDLSPETGPDSLNVSHVTASEATVTAVARTGDTAVRNESLAKLWQFTGAAGARVRVSCNRGEQLSAAAATGSRVVWLDATTGIGHVVTRARPTGTCG is encoded by the coding sequence GTGTCCGGTGCGGCGGCGCTGTTCGGCGTCGCCGCGCTCGTCGTCCCGGCGGTCCCCGCCGGCGCGGCGAGCGGGGACAGGCCACCGCCGCCGAGCCCGGGAGAGCTGATACCGGGGCAACGGACGGCCACACCCGCGCTGGTGGAGGGGATCCGCGAGCCGGCCCCGGACGCCCCGGACGCGGCGGCCGCGGCACGTGCCCACCTCGCCGAACGGGACGACCGCTACCGGATCGCGGCTCCGCTGCGCGATCTGAAGCCGGCGGGGACCCTCACGACGGACGACGGCCACGAGACCGTACGGCTGCGGCAGGAGCACCGGGGCGTTCCGGTGCTGGGCGGGCAGTACGTCGTCCGGATGGAGAAACGGGACGGCGAACGGGTCGTCACCGGCACCTCGGGCAGATACTTCACCGGGCTGCGGGCCGACACCACGGCCGCCGGGGTCGACGACGCGCTCGCCGTCGAACGCGCCGTCGACGCGGTGCTGTCGGAGCTGGGCGCGGAGGACTTCGCCGCGTACGGGGAGGGCGGCGAGGACGAGGAGAGCCCGTTCACCGGCACCTCGCACGGCCTGGTCGTGCTGCCCAGCGGTACGGGTGTGCTCACCCGGCACATCACCGTGCGGGGCGCGAACCCGGCGGGCGGCGAACCGGTGCTGCGCGAGGTGTACATCGACGCGCGGGCCGGCTATCCGGTCCTCCAGTACAGCGGGATCAAGACGTTCGGCGCCCCCGGGTCGAACGCCGGGTCGAACGCCGGAACCAACGCCGCCGCTGCCGTCGGCGCCGGGAAACGGAGCGCGGCCGACGCCGCGGGTTCCGGTGTCAGGCTGGACGGCCGTGCCGTGGATCTGGAGGTCACCCTCGACGAGGCGAGCGGCACGCATGTCCTGCGCGACCGCTCCCGGGTCGACGAGGAGACCGGCCGCCCCGTGCTCTCCACCTGGGACGCGCGCGGCCGGCAGGTCACCGACGTGGCCGGCGTATGGCCCGACGGCCTGGCGGAGTTCGCCTCGCCCACCCCGGAGTTCGGGGCCGAGGCGACGGAGGCGGGCGCGGTGGACGCGCACTGGGCCGCCGGGCAGGTGTTCGACTGGTTCAAGGCCAGGCACGGCCGGGACAGTCTCGACGGGCGCGGTATGTCGGTCGATTCCCTGGTGGGGGTGACGGACTACGGGGAGCCCTACGTCAACGCCTTCTGGGACGGCGCGAAGATGGTGTACGGCACCGGCGACGCCGAGTACCGTCCGCTCTCCGCCGGTCTGGACGTCGTCGGCCACGAGATGACCCACGGTGTCGTCGACCACTCGGCCGACCTCGTCTACGCGGGCCAGTCCGGTGCCCTGAACGAGGCGATCGCGGACTACTTCGGCAACGCGATCGAGACGGATGTGCACGGCGTCCCCATGGACGATCCGCAGGCGGGGCTGCTGGGCGAGCGGCTGTGCCGCACCAAGGCACCGGCCGAGTGCGCCTTTCGCGATCTGAACGACGGGCGGACCACCGCCAAGTCCTTCCTCGGTGTGGGCTTCGGCACCGACAACGGCGGCGTCCACCTCAACTCCACCATCTTCTCGGGCGCGTTGTGGGACATCCGTGAGGACCTCGGTGCCGGACTCGCCGACCAGGTCGTGTACAAGGCGCTCACCGAGTACCTCACCCCGCTCGACGGATTCACCCAGGGCCGGGACGCGGTGGTCGCCGCCGCCGGGGCGCTGGGGGTCGAGGGCCAGGACCTGAACGCCGTACGGCGGGCGTTCAACGCCCATGGCATCGTCGCCAACTGGGAACTCGCCCTGGGCGTCGACTCCGACCTGCTGCTGGAACGCGTCAACACCACCGACTCCCGGCTGGGCGCGGGCGGCGACTGGTGGGTGGCCTCGTCGTCGGACGAGGCGGGCACCGAGGCGTACTCGGTGTGGGCCGGACGCACGGACGGAACGGGCCGGCTGAAGCTGATGAGCCCCAACGACGGCCGCTATCACGTCGATCCGGCGACCGACGGGAAGACGGTGGTGTGGGCGGCGTACGGGTCCGGGCCGGTGGAGGTCCTCGCCCGGCCGCTCGCCGGCGGTCCCGTGCGCAAGCTGTGGTCCGGCCGGGGTGTGGGCACCTCGATCGCCGTCGAGGGCGACACGGTGGCCTTCGAGCACCACAACCACGGCGGGCGGCGGGGCGTGACCTATCTGAGCCTGAAGGACCCGGCGGGCAAGGTGTCCGTCGGCGGTGGCACCTACCGCCGGGCGTCCTTCCCGTCGCTGAGCGACGGGCGGGTCGTCTACCAGGACTACCGGCGGGTGCGGGCGACGTACGAGTACTCCACGCGGGTCATCGACGTCGCGACCGGTGAGGACACCCCGCTCCACCGGTCGGAGACGACCACGAGTCTCGGCCCGACCGCGGTGAACGGCCGGTACGCGTACTGGCTCGCCAACGAGGTCCGGGACGACGGCAGGACACTGCTGCGGCGCTCCGCCCTGGACGGTTCCGGGGTCGTGGACCTGAGTCCGGAGACCGGCCCCGACTCGCTGAACGTCTCCCATGTGACGGCGTCCGAGGCCACGGTCACGGCGGTGGCCCGCACCGGTGACACCGCGGTCCGCAACGAGTCCCTGGCCAAGCTGTGGCAGTTCACCGGCGCCGCGGGAGCGCGCGTCCGCGTCTCCTGCAACCGCGGCGAGCAGCTCTCCGCGGCGGCGGCCACCGGGTCCCGGGTCGTGTGGCTGGACGCGACCACCGGCATCGGTCATGTGGTGACCCGGGCCCGGCCGACCGGAACGTGCGGCTGA
- a CDS encoding VOC family protein: MKTGPTGPTALTGFYPVIVSRDVAASRDFYVRHFGFAVTFEADWYVSLHRPDAPRYELALLAHGHPTLPEGGRAPLGGGLLLNFEVDDVDGEHTRLVGGAGLTELLPLRTEDFGQRHFIVAAPDGVLVDVITQVPATGEFTEQYAPGHAPRADATSSTG, from the coding sequence ATGAAGACCGGACCCACCGGACCCACCGCGCTCACCGGCTTCTACCCGGTGATCGTCAGCCGTGACGTCGCCGCGTCACGCGACTTCTACGTGCGGCACTTCGGGTTCGCGGTGACCTTCGAGGCCGACTGGTACGTCAGCCTCCACCGCCCGGACGCGCCGCGGTACGAACTCGCCCTGCTCGCCCACGGCCACCCGACGCTCCCCGAGGGCGGGCGCGCCCCCCTCGGCGGCGGGCTCCTGCTGAACTTCGAGGTCGACGACGTGGACGGCGAGCACACCAGACTCGTCGGCGGGGCGGGCCTCACCGAACTCCTCCCCCTGCGCACGGAGGACTTCGGTCAGCGCCACTTCATCGTCGCCGCCCCGGACGGCGTCCTCGTCGACGTCATCACCCAGGTCCCGGCCACCGGCGAGTTCACCGAGCAGTACGCCCCCGGTCACGCGCCGCGCGCCGACGCGACCTCCTCGACCGGTTGA
- a CDS encoding TetR/AcrR family transcriptional regulator: protein MAATRAEQRAATRRALLAEGRRRFADDGYHAVVLADVARAAGVTKGAAYHHFGSKAGLFRAVVAETQGEIGERVAQAAGRHDDPWEQLRAGCRAFLAAGSDPAVRRVLLVDAPTVLGWEEWRAMDEQSSARHLTEALALLVDTGIIADQPVEPLARLLSGAMNEAALWLARSTDPEALEQTVAALDRLLDGLRSGIG from the coding sequence ATGGCGGCGACGAGGGCGGAGCAGCGTGCGGCGACACGGCGGGCACTGCTGGCCGAGGGGCGAAGGCGGTTCGCCGACGACGGCTACCACGCGGTGGTGCTCGCCGACGTGGCACGGGCGGCGGGCGTCACCAAGGGCGCGGCCTACCATCACTTCGGGAGCAAGGCGGGGCTCTTCCGGGCCGTGGTCGCCGAGACCCAGGGGGAAATCGGCGAGCGGGTCGCACAGGCCGCCGGACGGCACGACGACCCGTGGGAGCAGCTGCGGGCCGGCTGCCGCGCCTTCCTGGCCGCCGGCTCCGACCCGGCCGTACGCCGCGTCCTGCTGGTGGACGCGCCGACCGTGCTCGGCTGGGAGGAGTGGCGGGCCATGGACGAGCAGTCCTCCGCCCGGCATCTCACCGAGGCCCTCGCGCTCCTCGTCGACACCGGGATCATCGCCGATCAGCCGGTGGAACCACTGGCGCGCCTCCTGTCGGGCGCGATGAACGAGGCGGCGCTCTGGCTGGCCAGGTCGACGGACCCGGAGGCCCTGGAGCAGACGGTGGCGGCGCTGGACCGGCTGCTGGACGGGCTGCGGAGCGGCATCGGCTGA
- a CDS encoding DUF4132 domain-containing protein, whose product MGWLSAGDGYEVALVEGRVAARATSGRAAGRQLKSLPKALKDHPEVDRLRRFAEWLDRHATACVTQVDTWMVSSLPVPTGLLARVWPDEAWQAALRDLAVVGDDPDEVGFLRGATDSGELRIVNLDGETVRLSPRTVTLPHPVLLPDLDDIREFAAELGIVQRVEQIHRATWRRPDDLAAKTTQVRDFSGGRYRSRFALAARATSLGYRVSGGYATARIRDDERTVEASVWIGEPYYDDEVETGTLTWHDPEGRALPLGEVGPVAWSEGMRMAAALFAGRVIEEGKDA is encoded by the coding sequence GTGGGTTGGCTGTCGGCGGGCGACGGGTACGAAGTCGCTCTTGTGGAGGGGCGGGTGGCCGCACGGGCCACCTCGGGCCGGGCGGCGGGACGGCAGTTGAAGTCGCTGCCGAAGGCGCTGAAGGACCACCCGGAGGTGGACCGGCTGCGCCGGTTCGCCGAATGGCTGGATCGGCACGCGACGGCGTGCGTCACCCAGGTGGACACCTGGATGGTGTCGTCACTGCCCGTGCCCACCGGCCTGCTGGCCCGGGTGTGGCCGGACGAGGCCTGGCAGGCCGCGCTGCGCGACCTCGCGGTCGTCGGCGACGACCCGGACGAGGTCGGCTTCCTGCGCGGCGCCACCGACTCCGGCGAACTGCGGATCGTCAATCTCGACGGCGAGACGGTCCGCCTCTCCCCGCGCACGGTGACCCTGCCGCACCCCGTGCTGCTGCCGGACCTCGACGACATCCGGGAGTTCGCGGCCGAACTGGGCATCGTGCAGCGCGTCGAGCAGATACACCGGGCGACCTGGCGGCGGCCGGACGACCTCGCCGCCAAGACCACCCAGGTACGGGACTTCTCGGGCGGCCGGTACCGCTCGCGCTTCGCCCTCGCCGCCCGCGCCACCTCCCTCGGCTACCGCGTCTCCGGCGGGTACGCCACCGCCCGGATCCGGGACGACGAGCGCACCGTCGAGGCCTCCGTATGGATCGGGGAGCCGTACTACGACGACGAGGTGGAGACCGGCACCCTCACCTGGCACGACCCGGAAGGCCGCGCCCTGCCGCTGGGCGAGGTGGGCCCGGTGGCCTGGTCGGAGGGCATGCGGATGGCGGCCGCGCTGTTCGCGGGACGCGTGATCGAGGAAGGCAAGGACGCATGA